The sequence below is a genomic window from Lolium perenne isolate Kyuss_39 chromosome 7, Kyuss_2.0, whole genome shotgun sequence.
TCATTTTCTTTAACCTCTCCTACATCTCCAGCGGTTGAGCTCATCTATGAATAGTAGTCATATATATTTAACTGGAATATGGTAAAGTGCATTAACATCATTTTATATTCATTGCCTAACCTCAGTGCTGCCTTCCGTTTCAGTCTGTTTCATATTATTTTCCTGACTCTCGCTCATCTCAACATCGGTTGAGCTCATCTATGAAAAATATTCATTGAGATAAAAAATAAACTCATTGGTCACAAGTTGCTTCCGACAATTTTAATGCTTTCGTAGTAATGGTAAATGTAGTTTAATTAGTACTCTATACCAGACATGAGTACATTTTCTGATTCTTATGTTTGACCCTATTCTAGATGCAGCAGTACAGTCCAGATTGGTATCAAAGAGTATGAAATGTATCAAACAAAAAAATCCTAGCTCATCTATGAAAGGTATGAAAGAGTCATTAAAAATACAAAAGTAAGAAACATGGCTCTTGCTATTTTTAGTGATATGAGTGATATCATCGTCTTTTATAATATAGTAGAAAAAGTAAGAAACCTGAAGCCCTCCACCTTCTCACAGGTCAAACCTCTTTGTATAATTCTAGGAGTGTGCAAAACTGAAAATTAAATCCATCTATGTACTGTGATTTTTGTGGGTTTCTAATATCCCATGCATGATAATTATGCCACAGATGCTCATTATGTACTTAGTGTGATCATGCACTACTGTACTGGTAATGATGTAATGGTAATGACTTTGTACATACCTTGAACTCGCTGAATTTATATGCAGATCTGACTTGTGACGTCCCTTGAAAATTGTTTTGGAGACAGGGCAGGTTGAAATCTGGATTCACGAGACCTCTCGCCCCAGCCATGCTTGAGATATCTTTTATATGGCTGCTTCCTTGTCGCAATTATGGGTAATGTATTAATTACATTACCATAGCGTGATGTCCGTGTCAATTAATATGAGCATGCCGAGATACTATCTGAGGCGAGTTGATTTCATCATTGAATTGATTGCTATTATTTAGGGTTTTATTAAATAAGATGATTTGATTCACGTAATTTAGGGGTTTATTAAATGTGATGATTTGATTCATGTAATTTAGGGATTTATTAAATGAGATGCTTTGTTAAAAATGCAGGTGATTGATCCTTTTTGCTGACTGAATATTTTGTCATTAAACTGATGAATTAAATTTAGAGATTAAATTAATGAGATGCCTTTTATTATCTCAAAATAATGATCGTTCTATTGACGTAATATTTTCGTGGCAGGTCCATACTTAATCTGGAAGAAAATAGCTGACGTGTGTCTACTTTGCATAAACACTGTATTGATGGTTCATGCACCAAAGATTAATTAAATTGGCTGAAAACATTTACAGAGTGAGAAAAACAGGTATGTACTGAAATGTATTTTTCCATCTTTTTTTTAATTGCAGATTGtctcagttgtacgccaagtgtgTTCGCATTTATGTAATTCACATATCCTTTATGAATATGTAGTTGTATTGTCTATGGGCAATGGAAATCTAAAAGTAGCTTGCATAATATTATTTTTTATGTCAAGATAGTCAAGAGGGCAAATAAATAAAGATGGAAACATAATAGCCCATCATGTGAAAACTGGACACATTGAGATCGCCTTTGATATGTGCGAGGGCATTATGAGATGGAGAACAGAGAGTTCACGTAGTAATCAAGATTCTAAGTAGACAACTTTGAAAGGGCAACATATTACATCTTCATATTCTTTCCTTCAAAGGGCCCCCAAAGACATGTTCGAGTCCACCAGAGCAAGCCGCTTGTTTTTGAAGCCCTTCCATATTCGGAGGTTCACATACAACCCCATTTTGAGCCTTTGTCGCACAAAGGCCCTGATACGTTTTAGAGTGGACACATTATAAGCTGGGCGAAGTGTTTGACAAAAAGATGAAAGATCATAATAAGCTAGGAGAGTGTCCGGATCAAAAACAAGTTGGCTGTTGTCTGTTGATTTCAAAGCCCCTACGAAATTTGTGAAAACAACATATGAGTAAATATAGTCATGTATGTAAGTTCATTATAATGTCAAATGGTACATCCCAACTTACATTGTGCCGTGCTGACCTCAAAAAGGATGGCAGATAAGATAGACATATCCCGCTCGGCACGTCGCCATTTCATCATGTGGCGCGACACGTGCTTGTCCCATATGCGCAGACATATGAACTCCCACCTTGTAAAGAAACAGTAATTTAGATAACAGTAATCAGAAGATAAAAAAACTCAAGTTTATTTTATCATACCTATTGTTCATCAGCACGACTTCTCGGCATGGCGTGTTACGATTGGTTGACGGGAGGAATCAGACGGGGCTAACATAGACGACTATCCCAATTACATCTGAAAATGCTTAAAAATATGAATTCAATAGCCAGACAAAGTAAGAAAGTGTGAACCAAAGTTTTTACTAAAAATTTCTATGCACCTGCAAGTTGTCTGTTTGTCAGTGTTGCGACACAACTGAAAGTCATGAACCGGTCTGGCAGCATAGGTATGGAAATGGTAGGCCCAGCTAAATCAATTTGGGTCCAAGAGTGCATAGTGGTGTAATAATCATTGTGTAACAATCGTTTTGCCAGTGTTCCATCCAGCTGGAACCCAATACCTCTGATGTAGTATACATGGCCCGTTCGCAACTCGTTGTTCACACGCAACGCTGTTTGTCCAGATGCTATCGCTTCCATCTTATCACCCTATGAAAATTACAATGTTCAAACGGATAGAAATAATAGCAATGTTCAAACGACATCAAAGAATACCAATGTTTTCCATACTGTCTTGTAAgaaagaatagtttgccaaaacAATGTTTTTGAAATAATGATCAGAAGCACAATTTTGTTCCATAGTTATTGTTAGCTCCTAGCTTAACATCATTATAATGCTCAAGGTGCAAATAAGTGTTCAGGTGAGTTGAGCAAATGATTTCATTAAGATTCTCCCTGGTGAAAAGGTTCCAGTTGATGGTGTCGTCATCAAAGGCCAAAGCTATGTTAATGAAAGTATGATAACTGGGGAAGCAAGGCCCATTGCAAAGAAACCAGGAGACAAGGTTGGTACTTCTAGATTCTGATGATTGTCTTCATTTTGTTTTGTTTATCACTTACTCCTCTCTGATTCTGATGATTGTCTTTATTTTTATCCAGTGCTCTGACACTTCAGTTGCTCTGTTTTAAAGGTTATTGGTTCTGTGTAGAAATTTCAGGTTAATTATGTTGAACAGGTTGCATTTTGGCATGCTTGCAGATTTTTTAAAATTCTTGAATATGCACTAATAACCAGCTCAAGGGTTCTCTAAGACAAATAGCATGGTGCTGTGTAGAAATTTCAGGTTAATTATGTTGAACAGGTTGCATTTTGGCATGCTTGCAGATTTTTTAAAATTCCTGAATATGCACTAATAACCAGCTCAAGGGTTCTCGTCGACAAATAGCATGGTGCTGTGTAGAAATTTCAGGTTAAGTATGTTGAGCAGGTTGCATTTGGCATGCTTGCACTTTCTGATGTTTCTCACATCTGATGTGTGCTTGCCTAGAAAAGTTATGTCGTGGCAAGGATTAGCTCCTTGCCCTACTATTCCATAACACTTGGAAGTAGTCATAACACAGAAGCTTAACTGAATTATAGAGATTTGGCATGTTTTACACTTTATAGAGATCATGAATCACCTGAATCAGAGAGGGACTTGAGCTGCTCTAGAATAATTAATTCAGTGTGATGCTCAAGTTCACCTAAAGCTACTGGAGACATGAGACATTAATGTACCCATGGAGTTATAGATCACCTCCTCTATTGTTGGAATACTTACATTTTCGTCGACGAGGATAGCATGGTAGATTAGATCACCTCCTCTATTGTTTTTTATTCGACCAGAAATAAGTTTCGCAGTTGCCTCCCAGGATCTGTTGTAGATATGCAATTGTTCCACATTGCAGAATGTAACATGACTGCATTATAAACGGAGAAACATGAGTAAAACGTGATGCTAAGAACATGAGTAAAACGTGATGCTGGAACTTACCTTGGTGCCATTACCCTCTTGGAGGCGTGGCGACTGAGAAGGTATTGACTCAGCATGGCGACTGAAGATGGATCAGCTGGACTGAGATGAAGATGGATGAACTCGACTGTGATGAAGATGACCTTAGCCTGGAGTTTTGTAGATGTTTCGGAAAAGAACTGAGCCTAAGTTCATTTTTTTTGTCGGTCCAGATTTTAAGTTCAGGTTTCTGGTCGAGGCTAAGTTGCCCAGGATTAATGGGGAGATTAATggtcattttttcctgatttatTTCCATACGTGATTACTGGGGAGATTACATACCATGCGTCATTCGTGATTTCTTGATTTATTTCCTGATTCATGGGGAGATTAATGGTCGTTTCTTGATTTCTTGATTTATTTCCTGATTAGATTCCATGCGTGATATTTCCATGCGTGATTATTTATTTCCTGATTCCATGCGTGATTACTGGAAGTATTATAACCTGGCGAGGCAATGGGCTGTGGTTGGCCCATGTTAACGGTTGGCCCAGGCGGGTGCAACGAAGGACGACCAAGACCAACAATGAACGACCAAACGTATTGGctttggcagaataaggaaccaattgagactttttaagtagtagagatacgCCAGAGCATTAAAGTACCCAGTTCCTTTCATACGCCCGAACTTGTAAAGTAAGTTCATTGGACACAAAAGATTTCCTGCAAATATGTGACTGGTCGGTGAGACATGAATCCGCAACATTTGTCGACCGGCCGTCTACAGGAACAAACGATCGTCGCAGTAACACATTCATTTTCCATAGTTCCATGCTAGGTATGAAGTTATCTGAATGGTAGAATATAATCTTTATAGAGGAATTCAGCGAAACGCAACACGGTAGCAATTCTTACAAACCAGTTTTCAAAAGAGAAAATAGCCTCAGAAATAAAGAAAATGTGCTCAATGTAACAGTAAACCATTACGGCACAGAATTACTGATCTGGATCTGACACGCTATTTGATTGGGGAAAAACACAGGCTGCCCAAGACGGTGCAAAATGATCGTGCAGGCAACCAGTACAGAGAGGAGAAGCCGCAGCGCCCGCCAATCAGTAGTCGTCCCCTCTGGATATGACCTCTTTACAGGTTGGTCGGAGCAAGATGGTGTGCTCGAACTGCGACACGTAGCTCCCCCTCACGTCGCACAACGGAGGGTACGGCTGCACACACAGGGCAGGCAACTGTTGGTAACAATGTCCATGATACAGGGATCAGACATTTGAGTGAAAATGGTGTTATTTTACATACCTGAATGATGCCAACATCACATAGGTTTTTCAGGGCCATGAGATACTTGGTCTCGCCGATGCGGTCCAAGTACCGCCGGCAGAAAGCAAGCGTTCCAAAGTTGTTGTTGATTGTCCCCAGCAGTTGCTTGGCTTTGGCTACCCTCAGTGGTACATGCCCAACATCAAAGTTCTTCATGTAATGGCTGCATTCCAAGTCCTCCCTCACAAATCCCTTTCCTGCAAAAAGAATGACGGTTATGAATTGGAAGACTGAAACTGAACACCTGCCTAACTAGGAAAAACAGATGTATGTTTTTCAGATGAAAGCCATGCTTGTTAAATACTAAGGGAAATGCCTTTGACTGTAGTGATGCCATTAAAAAGTAACTTGAACATGCTCCTACTTAGGGAAAAGATATATCGGTTGTTCAGATGAAAGCCATGCTAGAGAAATAATAGGGAAGATGCCTTTCACAAAAGTAATGTGATTAAAAGACTATTTATTGTATCTGAACTAATTAGCTCAAACTATATAGTGATGTACCTGTCGACCCGAAAGTTTCAATTGCATAAAATTCACCCTCTTCCATTTTTGTTTGCTCTCCACCTTTTACAATTGGAACTGATTTCCCCGCATGGATTTGATATGGCCCAATGCTGTGTCCATTGAGGTTTCGCACACTTTTTACTGCCACAAAACAAGAAATTTGAATTGTCATGCTGTCGCTACACTTCCAATATCGCAGAATGAGAAAAATAAAAGTATGAAACTACACGCACCTTCGAACACTTTCCCATTAATTTCAACCTCATAGGACTCCATTACTTCTTGGATTGCAGCACCAACATCACCAAGCCGTGCATCTATTCCAGCTTCCTGGAATGAAGGATAAATATTATTCAATAACAAAGAATAGAACTAATTTAAGGGGATGTTATTTCACATAGCCATATATCAGATCATTAACAGGTGAAAAATGAAATTCAAATGAGACCCAAAGAAATCACCATACATAAACAGCTGAGAGATGACATATGCTGTGACACTTATAATAAACAATACAATCAGGTAATCAAAAGCAGAAGCTTCAGCCAAACCCTATCAACGTAGTGTTTAACCAAGTAGAGCTGCTACCAGATATATTAAATGCAATTGTGCTTATGGGGAGCATTCATTTGGTATATCAGAGTCCATTGACTTAATATACCACAGCCTTCAAAGAGTGAACAGAATGTGTAGATTACCTTGATACCAGTATTTGTGGCATCTCTTGTTGCTTGAAGCAATGGATCAAACATGGGATTGAATGCGACAGTAAATGCACAATCAACTATGTACCCTGGGAATAATAACAGTATCATGTTAGTTTTTGATATCAGGAACAGCATGACATTAATACTTGCAAGGACAAAACCCTACACAATATACACCAAAACATCATTGAAGAAAGAATGGAACAAGGTAATACAACAGACAGACCATCTATATGTGTCCCAAAATCCAGCTTC
It includes:
- the LOC127312362 gene encoding methionine aminopeptidase 2B, which gives rise to MAGASTDAATKEMEALHVGQTETKENLNKAASVESDVTSSKEPKVADSNGATPGAQSSPPEGDDDDGPSEDGAAAAVKKKKKKSKAKKKKAPLQQTDPPSIPVDELFPSGDFPEGEIQQYKDDNLWRTTSEEKRELERIQKPMYNSVRRAAEVHRQVRKYMRSIVKPGMLMTELCETLENMVRKLIKENGLQAGIAFPTGCSLNWVAAHWTPNSGDKTVLQYDDVMKLDFGTHIDGYIVDCAFTVAFNPMFDPLLQATRDATNTGIKEAGIDARLGDVGAAIQEVMESYEVEINGKVFEVKSVRNLNGHSIGPYQIHAGKSVPIVKGGEQTKMEEGEFYAIETFGSTGKGFVREDLECSHYMKNFDVGHVPLRVAKAKQLLGTINNNFGTLAFCRRYLDRIGETKYLMALKNLCDVGIIQPYPPLCDVRGSYVSQFEHTILLRPTCKEVISRGDDY